In one window of Arachis ipaensis cultivar K30076 chromosome B06, Araip1.1, whole genome shotgun sequence DNA:
- the LOC107648504 gene encoding uncharacterized protein LOC107648504, whose translation MMNARHVFTVVLVGSAIFITMYFGNLETVPYTKRSHWILLSKAMVRQLGEAEFEKLKASFKGKILPAIHPESMTIRMISMEIIDTLQRGLSKEQVWNDVGYASAHVTGFEGHTEETLKSLSNSSADGKAESGWHKEDEILDDSWVQQSRKKGPATSHLDGLNWEVLVVNDSVVNAILLPGGWKWKLITLACS comes from the exons ATGATGAATGCTAGACATGTATTCACTGTTGTGTTGGTTGGGTCAGCTATATTCATAACTATGTATTTTGGGAATTTAGAGACAGTTCCATATACCAAGAGAAGCCACTGGATTTTGTTATCTAAAGCCATGGTGAGGCAACTTGGGGAGGCTGAATTCGAGAAACTGAAGGCGAGTTTCAAGGGAAAGATCTTGCCTGCCATACACCCTGAGAGTATGACGATAAGGATGATATCAATGGAAATCATTGATACCTTGCAGAGAGGGTTGAGCAAGGAACAAGTTTGGAATGATGTTGGTTATGCATCAGCACATGTCACAGGGTTTGAAGGGCATACTGAGGAGACTTTGAAATCGTTGAGTAATTCTAGTGCTGATGGTAAGGCAGAAAGTGGTTGGCACAAGGAAGATGAAATCCTTGATGACAGTTGGGTTCAGCAAAGTAGAAAGAAAGGGCCAGCTACCTCGCATCTCGATGGATTGAATTGGGAGGTGCTTGTTGTCAATGATTCGGTTGTCAATGCCATTTTGCTACCTGGTG GATGGAAATGGAAGCTGATTACATTGGCCTGCTCTTAA
- the LOC107605369 gene encoding pentatricopeptide repeat-containing protein At5g16420, mitochondrial-like has translation MFRSTHILHHSHPFTSAATSAAITAAASPAPTTLASFTVTPPVHPWPRRLTPKTLASLISRQHDPNLSLQIFHYALTHHPNSNNNRLAHHPIPFNAIILKLSRARHFPQIDAILCDSRITDEQPLITVIRGYGLAGRPKLALRTFMRIESFGIQPSTKALNATLNALVQCKRYDLAHFVFKNCMAKFRVVPNVVSCNILLKALCKGNNVDAAVRVLDEMPAIGVVPNVVSYTTVLGGYALRGDMRGAKRVFMEILGKGWIPDATTYTVLVSGFCRQGMFVDAIKVMDEMEENGLEPNEVTYSVMIEAYCKGKKFGEALNVLDDMLGKNHVPSSALCCRVVDMLCEEGNVEKACEVWRKLLRMNCSRDDAVTGTLVHWLCKKGKVIEARKALDEFGGGAVPSLLTYNTLIAGMCERGELCEAARLWDDMVEKGRVPNAFAYNMLIKGFCKVGNVKEGIRILEEMFESGCLPDKSTYTILIDGLSCARGMVEEINKVVALAVSAGVDDDMWDIFLKSVANNLNLNAAEFDRILLESVP, from the coding sequence ATGTTCCGTtccacacacatcctccatcACTCCCACCCCTTCACCTCTGCCGCAACCTCTGCCGCCATCACTGCTGCCGCCTCTCCTGCACCCACCACCCTTGCGTCCTTCACCGTCACGCCCCCAGTGCACCCCTGGCCCCGCCGCCTCACTCCTAAAACCCTTGCCTCCCTTATTTCCCGCCAACACGACCCAAATCTCTCCCTCCAAATCTTCCACTATGCCCTAACCCACCACCCCAATAGCAACAACAACCGCCTCGCCCACCACCCTATTCCCTTCAATGCCATAATTCTCAAGCTCTCCCGTGCCCGCCACTTCCCCCAAATCGATGCCATCCTCTGTGATTCCCGTATCACCGACGAACAACCGCTTATAACGGTTATTCGCGGGTACGGCCTTGCTGGTCGCCCAAAATTGGCACTCAGGACCTTCATGAGGATCGAATCTTTTGGGATTCAACCCTCCACGAAGGCCCTGAACGCCACGCTTAATGCCCTGGTTCAGTGCAAGCGCTATGATTTAGCACATTTTGTTTTTAAGAATTGTATGGCCAAATTTAGGGTTGTGCCCAATGTGGTTAGTTGCAATATTTTGCTGAAGGCTCTTTGTAAAGGGAACAATGTAGATGCAGCGGTTAGGGTTTTGGATGAGATGCCTGCAATAGGTGTGGTGCCCAATGTGGTGAGTTACACTACTGTTTTAGGTGGGTATGCTTTGAGGGGTGACATGAGGGGTGCAAAGAGGGTTTTTATGGAGATTTTGGGGAAAGGGTGGATACCTGATGCAACTACTTACACTGTCTTGGTGAGTGGGTTTTGTAGGCAAGGGATGTTTGTTGATGCAATTAAGGTGATGGATGAGATGGAGGAGAATGGGCTTGAGCCTAATGAGGTTACTTATAGTGTTATGATTGAGGCGTATTGTAAGGGGAAGAAGTTCGGGGAGGCACTTAATGTGCTCGACGATATGCTTGGGAAGAATCATGTGCCGAGTTCGGCGCTGTGTTGTAGGGTTGTTGATATGTTGTGCGAGGAAGGGAATGTTGAGAAGGCTTGTGAGGTTTGGAGGAAGCTCTTGAGGATGAATTGCAGCCGCGATGATGCTGTCACAGGTACTCTTGTTCATTGGCTGTGTAAGAAGGGGAAGGTGATTGAGGCAAGGAAGGCGCTTGATGAATTTGGAGGTGGTGCAGTTCCAAGTCTATTGACATATAACACATTGATTGCCGGAATGTGCGAGAGAGGGGAGCTCTGTGAGGCTGCTAGGTTGTGGGATGATATGGTGGAGAAGGGTCGCGTACCTAATGCGTTTGCTTATAATATGTTGATTAAAGGATTTTGTAAGGTTGGTAACGTGAAGGAGGGAATAAGGATTCTAGAGGAGATGTTTGAAAGTGGATGTTTGCCTGACAAATCAACATACACGATATTGATTGATGGACTTTCTTGTGCAAGAGGGATGGTGGAAGAAATTAACAAGGTTGTTGCATTGGCCGTATCCGCTGGAGTTGATGATGACATGTGGGATATCTTCCTGAAATCTGTtgcaaataatttaaatttgaatgcAGCTGAATTTGATAGGATACTGTTAGAGAGTGTCCCATGA